The Streptococcus suis DNA window ATCAATTTTGCACCGACTGCATCAGCAATCTCACGGAATTTAGCAAAGTCAATCGTACGAGCATAGGCAGAAGCACCTGCTACAATCAATTTTGGTTGTACTTCTTTTGCTTGTTCTAAAATGGCAGCGTAATCAAGCAAGCCAGTTTCTTCGTCAACATTGTAAGCGACAAAGTTGTAAGTTTGTCCTGAGAAGCTAACTGATGCACCGTGAGTCAAGTGACCACCTGCTGCTAAGTCCATTCCCATAACAGTGTCTCCTGGCTCAATCAAGGCCATGTAGGCAGCACAATTTGCCTGGCTTCCTGAGTGTGGCTGAACATTAGCAAATTTTGCACCGAAAATTTCTTTAGCACGTTCAATAGCTAAACTTTCAACTACGTCAACGCATTCCGTACCGCCATAGTAACGACGGCCTGGATAGCCTTCAGCATACTTATTGGTCAAAATAGAACCTTGAGCTGCCATAACAGCTTTAGAAACAACGTTTTCAGACGCGATCAATTCGATATTATTTTGTTGGCGTTTTTCTTCAGCTTGAATAGCATCCCAAACCTCTTTATCTAAGTTTTTAAAGTCAACTTTATCAAAAATCATATGCGTTTCTCCTTTATTAGTGCTTGATATAATGGTTATGCGACTTGTCAGATTGGCATCCCTAGTGTTAGCAAAAAACTTATATTTGAATTTCTTAGATATAAATGATGGTTTAAATATGTGAATGAACCTATTCATCTACTCGAAACATTCTTCAATCCTCGAATTCAATTTCAGGTATTTCTATTTGAATGAGCTCACGACTTATTGCACCTTGACGCAAAATCCGCGCTTTCTGTCCAGAAAGGTCCAAAATCGTTGAATCAATGCCTGTCAAGGCTTGGTCGTCCTCAATGCCAGGCAAATCAACTGAAAATTGTGCCTGGATGTCCGAAAACTTCTTGCCGCTTTCATTTCCTGAAATATTGGCGGACGGTCCAATAAGTGGACCAGTCTCAGAAATCAATTGTAAGGTTTTTACGTGATTAGGCACACGGAATCCAACAGTATCCAGTCCAGAATTAACCCAAAAAGGAACATTGTCATTCGCTTTTAGGATAATCGTTAGCGGTCCTGGCATAAACCTATTATACAGTTTTTCCAGAAAAAAGGGTATATTTTGACTGAAAAAATAAATATCGTTCAGATTTGAGACATTTAAGTTCATTGCCTTGTCCCTAGGGCGCTGTTTCAACTGATAGACACTATTGACCGCCTCTTCATTTAAAGCTTGGGCAAACAGTCCATAGACTGTTTCAGTGGGAAGAACGACAGCCCCTCCACTAGTTAGAATTTTTCGGAGTTTATCCATTATCATCCGCTACGACCTTTCTATCCTGTCCAAATTGGTCTTTGAGGACTCGAATTCGCTTTTTGGGGAAATGCAGAGTAAGTAAGTCGGTTAGGTCTTGCCCTTGTTTATAGCCAATTTCAAAGTAGAGTTTTCCATTTTTCTTCAAGAATGCCCCTGCTTGCTCCGCAATTTGTCTATAAATAGCCATGCCGTTTTCTTCCGCAAATAAGGCCAGATGGGGCTCAGAAGTCAATACATTGAGCCCAACTTCATCTGTGTCATCTTGCGAGATATATGGTGGGTTGGAAACAATGATGTCAAATTTCCCTGTCACAGCTTGCAAGACATCCGATTCTAGAAAGTGGACAGAGACTTGGTTATTTCTTGCATTTTCCTGAGCCACTGCTAAGGCATCCTCTGAAATATCCACCGCTACCACTTCCCAATCAGGTCTAGCTTTTGCAAGGGAAATAGCTATGGCACCGCTTCCTGTACCGATGTCTAAGATACGCAAATCTGCTCCAATATTTTCCTGCAAAATCAAATCGACTAATTCTTCCGTTTCAGGTCTTGGAATCAAGACTCGCTCATCTACCACGAACTCCAAGCCATGAAAATCAGCCTTGCTGATAATGTATTGGGCAGGTCGGTGCTGGGAAAGTTGCTGAAAAATCGCATCAATCTCTTCTTTGTCAGTCGGTGTGACTTCCTGACGGAGCAGGAGGAGAAATTCCGTAAAGTTCAATCCCTTTAAGCCACGAAAGGTGAAGGACAGGGATTCTGCCTCTTCACCGATTGCGACTAATT harbors:
- a CDS encoding threonylcarbamoyl-AMP synthase produces the protein MDKLRKILTSGGAVVLPTETVYGLFAQALNEEAVNSVYQLKQRPRDKAMNLNVSNLNDIYFFSQNIPFFLEKLYNRFMPGPLTIILKANDNVPFWVNSGLDTVGFRVPNHVKTLQLISETGPLIGPSANISGNESGKKFSDIQAQFSVDLPGIEDDQALTGIDSTILDLSGQKARILRQGAISRELIQIEIPEIEFED
- the prmC gene encoding peptide chain release factor N(5)-glutamine methyltransferase — protein: MNYAQLFAAYEEQLVAIGEEAESLSFTFRGLKGLNFTEFLLLLRQEVTPTDKEEIDAIFQQLSQHRPAQYIISKADFHGLEFVVDERVLIPRPETEELVDLILQENIGADLRILDIGTGSGAIAISLAKARPDWEVVAVDISEDALAVAQENARNNQVSVHFLESDVLQAVTGKFDIIVSNPPYISQDDTDEVGLNVLTSEPHLALFAEENGMAIYRQIAEQAGAFLKKNGKLYFEIGYKQGQDLTDLLTLHFPKKRIRVLKDQFGQDRKVVADDNG